From a region of the Prevotella melaninogenica genome:
- a CDS encoding amidoligase family protein yields MNEQIQNILNENGTKTSKIQKLLTLGLTRRQVADLVANGNYGFVQNVYKRMMQGMTQSAAQAAATVLPQLDYTFNRNFGIEIEAYNCTRERLARELTAAGIRVEVEGYNHTDHTDHWKLVTDSSLSGNNTFELVSPILHGEQGIEELEKVCWVLDLCNAKVNDSCGLHVHMDAAEFDLQTWKNLILTYKRLENVIDHFMPRSRRNNRYCRTIATISEIAINRASNISDLRAAFANNRYHKINLEAYARHRTVEFRQHGGSTNFTKMSAWIHFLAKMITFAKKGKVKNNITLQDVPFLTESKKLYFRLRTKKLAAC; encoded by the coding sequence ATGAACGAGCAAATTCAGAACATTCTCAACGAGAACGGAACAAAGACTTCAAAGATTCAGAAGCTCCTCACCCTCGGACTTACACGCAGACAGGTTGCTGACCTTGTAGCAAACGGAAACTACGGATTCGTGCAGAACGTCTACAAGCGCATGATGCAAGGAATGACACAGAGCGCAGCACAAGCAGCAGCAACAGTTCTTCCACAACTCGACTACACTTTCAACCGCAACTTCGGTATCGAGATTGAAGCTTACAACTGCACACGTGAACGCCTCGCAAGAGAACTTACCGCAGCAGGAATCAGAGTAGAGGTTGAGGGTTACAACCACACCGACCACACCGACCATTGGAAGTTGGTTACCGACAGCAGCCTTTCAGGCAATAATACCTTCGAACTTGTTAGCCCAATCCTCCACGGAGAGCAAGGAATTGAGGAACTTGAAAAGGTCTGCTGGGTCCTCGACCTCTGCAACGCTAAGGTTAACGACTCTTGCGGACTTCATGTTCACATGGACGCTGCTGAATTCGACCTTCAGACTTGGAAGAACCTTATTCTAACTTACAAACGCCTTGAGAATGTAATCGACCACTTTATGCCTCGAAGCCGTCGCAACAACCGCTACTGTAGAACTATTGCCACCATTTCAGAGATAGCAATCAACCGAGCTTCTAACATTAGCGACCTTAGAGCTGCTTTCGCTAACAACCGCTACCACAAGATAAACCTTGAAGCCTACGCACGCCACCGCACGGTTGAGTTCCGCCAGCACGGAGGTTCAACAAACTTCACAAAGATGTCTGCTTGGATTCATTTTCTCGCAAAAATGATTACCTTTGCAAAGAAAGGCAAGGTAAAAAACAACATCACCTTGCAGGACGTTCCTTTCCTCACGGAAAGCAAAAAGTTATACTTCAGATTAAGAACTAAAAAATTAGCAGCATGTTAA